The following coding sequences are from one Ancylobacter sp. TS-1 window:
- the apaG gene encoding Co2+/Mg2+ efflux protein ApaG, whose protein sequence is MYRATTRGVQVTVTPRFAPERSDPDRSQYFWAYTVEIVNLGADTVQLRSRHWIITDALGRVQEVRGPGVVGEQPVLPPGAHFEYTSGVPLPTSTGIMEGSYNLSTDRGEDFEAEVPAFSLDVPGAARTLN, encoded by the coding sequence ATGTATCGGGCGACGACCAGAGGCGTACAGGTGACGGTGACGCCGCGCTTCGCGCCGGAGCGGTCCGATCCCGACCGCAGCCAGTATTTCTGGGCCTATACGGTCGAGATCGTGAATCTCGGCGCCGACACGGTGCAGCTCAGGTCACGGCACTGGATCATCACCGATGCGCTGGGCCGGGTGCAGGAGGTGCGCGGCCCCGGCGTGGTCGGCGAGCAGCCGGTGCTGCCGCCGGGCGCGCATTTCGAATATACGAGCGGCGTGCCGCTGCCGACCTCCACCGGCATCATGGAAGGCAGCTACAACCTGTCGACCGACCGGGGCGAGGATTTCGAGGCCGAGGTGCCGGCCTTCTCGCTCGACGTGCCGGGCGCGGCGCGCACACTGAACTAG
- a CDS encoding TrkH family potassium uptake protein, which produces MIDLRPIAAIIGVLLAILGTTMMIPALVDLVAGQRDFVVYAAAAVITSFVGLSLWLAGRSSQVQRLDLRQAFVLTAASWVLLSAFAAIPFMWAQTDLPFVDAYFEAMSGLTTTGATVITNLDQRPPGVLIWRAFLHWYGGIGIIVLAIALLPMMQIGGMQLFRAESSDKSEKMLPRAAQMAKGILGTYVILSLACAGVYAALGMSVFDAVAYAMATISTGGFAPHDASIGYFHSAAIEYAAVFFMLSGSLPFVLYVRVLAGDFSRLFANAEVRLFLTLVALFTLVSMLQQVFGGIAQGETALRQALFNVVSIMSTTGFVAADFTNWGPPTDALYFILLFLGACTGSTAGGMKSFRIAILGSALVQHLKRVIYPSGVFPVLYGGKPIGDDVVASVLCFAFLYLACFMTIGIVINGLGFDLITAFSASITAVANVGPGLGPVVGPAQNFAGLPDHVIWLLSFGMLMGRLELFTVLVLFLPSFWRR; this is translated from the coding sequence GTGATCGACCTGCGCCCGATCGCCGCCATCATCGGCGTGCTGCTCGCCATTCTCGGCACGACCATGATGATTCCGGCGCTGGTCGACCTGGTCGCCGGCCAGCGCGACTTCGTGGTCTATGCCGCCGCCGCGGTCATCACCTCCTTCGTCGGCCTGTCGCTGTGGCTGGCGGGGCGCTCCAGCCAGGTGCAGCGGCTCGACCTGCGGCAGGCCTTCGTGCTGACGGCAGCGAGCTGGGTGCTGCTCTCGGCCTTCGCGGCGATCCCCTTCATGTGGGCGCAGACCGACCTGCCTTTCGTCGACGCCTATTTCGAGGCGATGAGCGGGCTCACTACCACCGGCGCCACCGTCATCACCAATCTCGACCAGCGCCCGCCGGGCGTCCTGATCTGGCGCGCCTTCCTGCACTGGTACGGGGGCATCGGCATCATCGTGCTGGCGATCGCGCTGCTGCCGATGATGCAGATCGGCGGCATGCAGCTCTTCCGCGCCGAATCCTCCGACAAGTCGGAGAAGATGCTGCCGCGCGCCGCGCAGATGGCCAAGGGCATCCTCGGCACCTATGTCATCCTCTCGCTTGCCTGCGCGGGGGTCTATGCCGCGCTCGGCATGAGCGTGTTCGATGCGGTGGCCTATGCGATGGCGACCATCTCGACCGGCGGTTTCGCTCCCCATGACGCCTCCATCGGCTACTTCCACAGCGCCGCCATCGAATATGCGGCGGTGTTCTTCATGCTCTCCGGCTCGCTGCCCTTCGTGCTCTATGTGCGCGTGCTGGCGGGCGATTTCAGCCGGCTGTTCGCCAATGCCGAGGTGCGGCTGTTCCTGACGCTGGTGGCGCTGTTCACCCTCGTCTCCATGCTGCAACAGGTGTTCGGCGGCATCGCGCAGGGCGAGACGGCGCTGCGGCAGGCGCTGTTCAACGTCGTCTCGATCATGTCCACCACCGGCTTCGTCGCGGCGGACTTCACGAACTGGGGCCCGCCGACCGACGCGCTCTATTTCATCCTGCTGTTCCTCGGCGCCTGCACCGGCTCGACCGCCGGCGGCATGAAGAGCTTCCGCATCGCGATTCTGGGTTCGGCGCTGGTGCAGCACCTCAAGCGGGTGATCTACCCGAGCGGCGTCTTCCCCGTGCTCTATGGCGGCAAGCCGATCGGCGACGACGTGGTGGCCTCGGTGCTCTGCTTCGCCTTCCTCTACCTTGCCTGCTTCATGACGATCGGCATCGTCATCAACGGGCTCGGCTTCGACCTGATCACGGCCTTTTCCGCCTCGATCACGGCGGTGGCCAATGTCGGGCCCGGCCTCGGCCCGGTGGTGGGGCCGGCGCAGAACTTCGCGGGCCTGCCCGACCACGTGATCTGGCTGCTCTCCTTCGGCATGCTGATGGGCCGGCTTGAACTGTTCACCGTGCTGGTGCTGTTCCTGCCGAGCTTCTGGCGGCGCTAG
- the argE gene encoding acetylornithine deacetylase, translating to MLAGRTTTEELLAYLVAFDTTSRNSNLELIGFVRDYLAAFGIESTTVPSEAGDKASLFATIGPAGIGGVCLSGHSDVVPVDGQPWTSEPFTLTPKDDRLYGRGSCDMKGFLATCLAMVPEMTAARLATPIHFLVSYDEEIGCMGVVPAVRRLGVDLPLPRACIVGEPTSMRVVDAHKSGMAYVTTVRGREAHSSMPQLGANAIFAAAELVGELDRARAELVAAGDPSGRFDPPSSTVQVTVIHGGTAGNIVPRECAIRWNVRGLPGFDEDALLARFDRFAQTVVLPKLKETAPEAEIFTDFIYKVPPLAPQTGSEAELLALRLAGQNRTFAVSYATEGGHFQAQGIPTVICGPGSIDQAHKPDEFIEVSQLRACERFLRGLIAECAG from the coding sequence ATGCTGGCCGGACGAACGACGACCGAGGAACTGCTCGCCTATCTGGTCGCCTTCGACACCACCAGCCGGAACTCGAATCTCGAGCTGATCGGCTTCGTGCGCGACTATCTCGCCGCCTTCGGCATCGAGAGCACGACCGTGCCGAGCGAGGCGGGCGACAAGGCGAGCCTGTTCGCCACTATCGGCCCGGCCGGAATCGGCGGCGTGTGCCTCTCCGGCCATTCCGACGTGGTGCCGGTCGACGGCCAGCCCTGGACCAGCGAGCCCTTCACCCTGACGCCGAAGGACGACCGGCTCTATGGCCGCGGCTCCTGCGACATGAAGGGTTTCCTCGCCACCTGCCTCGCCATGGTGCCCGAGATGACGGCCGCGCGGCTGGCGACGCCGATCCACTTTCTGGTCTCCTATGACGAGGAGATCGGCTGCATGGGCGTGGTGCCGGCGGTGCGCAGGCTGGGCGTGGACCTGCCGCTGCCGCGCGCGTGCATCGTCGGCGAGCCGACCTCGATGCGCGTGGTCGACGCCCACAAATCCGGCATGGCCTATGTGACGACGGTGCGCGGGCGCGAGGCGCATTCCTCCATGCCGCAGCTCGGCGCCAACGCCATCTTCGCGGCGGCCGAACTGGTCGGCGAGCTCGACCGCGCCCGTGCCGAGCTCGTCGCGGCCGGCGACCCTTCCGGCCGCTTCGATCCGCCCAGCTCCACCGTGCAGGTGACGGTGATCCATGGCGGCACCGCCGGCAATATCGTGCCGCGCGAATGCGCGATCCGCTGGAATGTGCGCGGCCTGCCCGGCTTCGACGAGGACGCGCTGCTGGCGCGCTTCGACCGCTTCGCCCAGACCGTGGTGCTGCCGAAGCTGAAGGAGACGGCGCCGGAAGCGGAGATATTCACCGATTTCATCTACAAGGTGCCCCCGCTGGCGCCGCAGACCGGCTCGGAGGCCGAGTTGCTGGCGTTGCGCCTCGCCGGCCAGAACCGCACCTTCGCGGTCTCCTACGCCACCGAGGGTGGACACTTCCAGGCGCAGGGCATCCCGACCGTGATCTGCGGGCCGGGCTCGATCGACCAGGCGCACAAGCCGGACGAGTTCATCGAGGTGAGCCAGCTAAGGGCCTGCGAGCGGTTCCTGCGCGGGCTGATCGCGGAATGCGCGGGGTAG
- a CDS encoding Hsp33 family molecular chaperone — protein MTSHLHSPSRSPDAHAVDDRVTPFHIDGLDVRGRVVRLGSSLDAVLAHHDYPAPVKRLLGEAVALTVLLGSTLKIQGRFILQTRTDGPVDLLVVDFTAPQDVRAYARFDSEKLAEMQAALPPGSGFDSGALLGHGHLAMTIDQGLSVNRYQGVVALEGEGLEAAAHQYFTQSEQIPTRVRLAVAEEVRPGGAASSWRAGGLMVQFLPSEGGRVRPVDLHPGDAPEGTELPEADEDDAWVETLSLMGTVEDLELVDVDLSSERLLFRLFHERGVRVFDAEGVVAKCSCSRERVMSVLGSFTPEERGSLVEDGRIAVTCEFCGRTYGFKAEEIVDTVEPDSDGA, from the coding sequence ATGACATCACATCTCCACTCCCCCTCACGCTCGCCCGACGCCCATGCGGTGGACGATCGCGTCACTCCCTTCCACATCGACGGGCTCGATGTGCGCGGGCGCGTCGTGCGCCTCGGTTCGAGCCTCGACGCGGTGCTCGCCCATCACGACTATCCCGCGCCGGTCAAGCGCCTGCTCGGCGAGGCGGTGGCGCTCACCGTCCTGCTCGGCTCGACGCTGAAGATCCAGGGCCGCTTCATCCTGCAGACCCGCACAGACGGGCCGGTCGACCTTCTGGTGGTGGACTTCACCGCCCCGCAGGATGTGCGCGCCTATGCCCGTTTCGACAGTGAGAAGCTCGCCGAAATGCAGGCCGCCCTGCCGCCCGGCTCCGGCTTCGACAGCGGCGCCCTGCTCGGGCACGGCCATCTCGCCATGACCATCGACCAGGGCCTGAGCGTCAACCGCTATCAGGGCGTGGTGGCGCTGGAGGGCGAGGGGCTGGAAGCCGCCGCGCACCAGTATTTCACCCAGTCCGAGCAGATCCCGACGCGGGTGCGCCTCGCCGTCGCCGAGGAGGTGCGCCCCGGCGGCGCCGCCTCCTCCTGGCGGGCCGGCGGCCTGATGGTGCAGTTCCTGCCCTCCGAGGGCGGGCGGGTGCGTCCGGTCGACCTGCATCCGGGCGACGCTCCGGAAGGCACCGAATTGCCCGAGGCGGACGAGGACGACGCCTGGGTCGAGACCCTGTCCCTCATGGGCACGGTGGAGGATCTGGAACTCGTCGACGTGGACCTCTCCAGCGAGCGGCTGCTGTTCCGGCTGTTCCACGAGCGCGGCGTGCGGGTGTTCGACGCCGAGGGCGTGGTCGCCAAGTGCTCCTGCTCGCGCGAGCGGGTGATGAGCGTGCTCGGCAGCTTCACGCCGGAAGAGCGCGGCAGCCTCGTCGAGGACGGCAGGATCGCCGTCACCTGCGAATTCTGCGGCCGAACCTACGGCTTCAAGGCCGAGGAGATCGTGGACACCGTCGAGCCGGATTCCGACGGCGCCTGA
- the argF gene encoding ornithine carbamoyltransferase, with protein MKHFLDIDLLPADELRALLELSKDLKSRRHEIAVEKPFAGKVLAMVFDQPSTRTRISFDVAMRQLGGETIMLTGAEMQLGRGETIADTAKVLSRYVDAIMIRILDHKALEELAEHATVPVINGLTRDSHPCQIMADVLTFEEHKGPITGRTVAWTGDANNVLVSWVQAAQRFDFALNVATPPELAPRPALVEWVRANGARVRFGHDADAAVEGADCVVTDTWVSMGDAEYERRHNLLRPYQVNGGLMRRAAPDAIFMHCLPAHRGEEVTDEVMDGPQSVVFDEAENRLHAQKGILAWCLEGASA; from the coding sequence ATGAAGCACTTCCTCGATATCGACCTGCTGCCGGCCGACGAGCTTCGTGCCCTGCTCGAACTGTCGAAGGACCTCAAGAGCCGCCGCCACGAGATCGCGGTGGAGAAGCCCTTTGCCGGCAAGGTGCTGGCCATGGTGTTCGACCAGCCCTCGACGCGCACGCGCATCTCCTTCGACGTCGCCATGCGCCAGCTCGGCGGCGAGACCATCATGCTGACCGGCGCGGAGATGCAGCTCGGGCGCGGCGAGACCATCGCCGACACCGCCAAGGTGCTCTCGCGCTATGTCGACGCCATCATGATCCGCATCCTCGACCACAAGGCGCTGGAGGAGCTCGCCGAGCACGCCACCGTGCCGGTCATCAACGGGCTGACGCGCGACTCCCATCCCTGCCAGATCATGGCCGACGTGCTCACCTTCGAGGAGCACAAGGGCCCCATCACCGGGCGCACCGTCGCCTGGACGGGCGACGCCAACAACGTGCTGGTGTCCTGGGTGCAGGCGGCGCAGCGCTTCGACTTCGCGCTCAACGTCGCCACCCCGCCGGAACTGGCGCCGCGCCCCGCGCTGGTGGAATGGGTCCGGGCGAACGGCGCCCGCGTCCGCTTCGGCCACGACGCCGACGCGGCGGTGGAAGGGGCCGACTGCGTCGTCACCGACACCTGGGTGTCTATGGGCGATGCCGAGTATGAGCGCCGGCACAATCTGCTGCGCCCCTATCAGGTCAATGGCGGGCTCATGCGCCGGGCCGCGCCCGACGCCATCTTCATGCACTGCCTGCCCGCCCATCGTGGCGAGGAAGTCACCGACGAGGTGATGGACGGCCCGCAATCGGTGGTGTTCGACGAGGCGGAAAACCGCCTTCATGCGCAGAAGGGCATTCTTGCCTGGTGCCTCGAGGGCGCCAGCGCCTGA
- a CDS encoding aspartate aminotransferase family protein, with protein sequence MITPILPTYNRVDLVFERGEGAWLFTRDGQRYLDFTAGIAVNVLGHAHPHLVAALTEQAGKLWHLSNLFRIEGGERLAARLVAATFADTMFFTNSGAEALECAIKMARKYHSANGQPERARIITFEGAFHGRTLATIAAGGNPKYLEGFGPAMPGFDQVPFGDFEAVKAALTPETGAILIEPVQGEGGVRTAPWAFLRALRALCDEHGLLLILDEVQCGVGRTGKFFAHEWAGITPDIMAVAKGIGGGFPVGACLATEEAARGMTAGTHGSTYGGNPLAMSVANAVLDVVLADGFLDAVLANATRLRQRLAELKDRHPAVIAEVRGEGLLLGLRTLVPNTELIAAMREEHMLAPAAADNVVRLLPPLTIGAAEIDAAFDKLDAACTRIEDGLRAGAAAKGAAA encoded by the coding sequence GTGATCACCCCCATCCTGCCGACCTATAATCGTGTCGACCTGGTTTTCGAGCGGGGCGAAGGCGCCTGGCTGTTCACCCGGGACGGGCAGCGATACCTCGATTTCACCGCCGGCATCGCGGTGAACGTGCTCGGCCATGCCCACCCCCACCTCGTGGCGGCGCTGACCGAGCAGGCCGGCAAGCTCTGGCACCTGTCCAACCTGTTCCGCATCGAGGGCGGCGAGCGCCTCGCCGCGCGCCTCGTCGCGGCGACCTTCGCCGACACGATGTTCTTCACCAATTCCGGCGCCGAGGCGCTGGAATGCGCCATCAAGATGGCCCGCAAGTACCATTCCGCGAACGGCCAGCCCGAGCGCGCCCGCATCATCACCTTCGAGGGCGCCTTCCACGGCCGCACGCTCGCCACCATCGCCGCCGGCGGCAACCCGAAATATCTGGAGGGCTTCGGCCCCGCCATGCCCGGCTTCGACCAGGTGCCGTTCGGCGACTTTGAGGCGGTGAAGGCGGCGCTCACGCCGGAGACCGGCGCCATCCTCATCGAGCCCGTGCAGGGCGAGGGCGGCGTGCGGACGGCGCCGTGGGCGTTCCTGCGGGCGCTGCGCGCGCTGTGCGACGAGCACGGCCTGCTGCTCATCCTCGACGAGGTGCAGTGCGGCGTCGGGCGCACCGGCAAGTTCTTCGCCCATGAATGGGCCGGCATCACGCCTGATATCATGGCGGTGGCCAAGGGCATCGGCGGCGGCTTCCCGGTCGGCGCGTGCCTCGCCACGGAAGAGGCCGCCCGGGGCATGACCGCCGGCACGCACGGCTCCACCTATGGCGGCAACCCGCTCGCCATGAGCGTCGCCAATGCGGTGCTCGACGTGGTGCTGGCCGACGGCTTCCTCGACGCCGTGCTGGCGAATGCCACCCGGCTGCGCCAGAGGCTCGCCGAGCTGAAGGACCGCCACCCGGCGGTCATCGCCGAGGTGCGCGGCGAGGGCCTGCTGCTCGGCCTGCGCACGCTGGTGCCGAACACCGAGCTGATCGCCGCCATGCGCGAGGAGCACATGCTCGCCCCGGCGGCGGCCGACAATGTGGTGCGCCTGCTGCCCCCGCTCACCATCGGCGCGGCCGAGATCGACGCGGCGTTCGACAAGCTCGACGCCGCCTGCACCCGCATCGAGGACGGGCTGCGGGCCGGCGCCGCCGCCAAGGGAGCGGCGGCATGA
- a CDS encoding GcrA family cell cycle regulator yields the protein MNWTDERVELLKKLWADGLSASQIAAELGGVTRNAVIGKVHRLGLSGRAKAIASNTPRQRKPRPAPSGGSRPVVVGNTALAAVMRPMVEPEPVELPDPVANVIPMAERCTILDLTEFTCRWPVGEPGKSDFFYCGSRTKTGMPYCAYHARIAYQPVQDRNRRRVAR from the coding sequence ATGAACTGGACGGACGAGCGCGTCGAGCTGCTCAAGAAACTCTGGGCGGATGGGCTCTCGGCCAGCCAGATCGCGGCCGAGCTTGGCGGCGTCACCCGCAATGCGGTCATTGGCAAGGTGCACCGGCTCGGCCTGTCGGGCCGCGCCAAGGCGATCGCCTCGAACACGCCCCGCCAGCGCAAGCCGCGCCCGGCCCCGAGCGGCGGTTCCCGCCCGGTGGTGGTCGGCAACACCGCGCTGGCCGCGGTGATGCGGCCCATGGTCGAGCCCGAGCCGGTCGAGTTGCCGGATCCGGTCGCCAATGTCATCCCGATGGCCGAGCGCTGCACCATTCTCGACCTCACCGAGTTCACCTGCCGCTGGCCGGTGGGCGAGCCCGGCAAGTCGGACTTCTTCTACTGCGGCAGCCGGACCAAGACCGGCATGCCCTATTGCGCCTATCACGCACGCATCGCCTACCAGCCGGTGCAGGACCGCAACCGCCGTCGCGTGGCGCGCTGA
- a CDS encoding M48 family metallopeptidase: MLFRASQPSRRQTPAETEPGHFVLRITGAEVLVQLRRNPRARRYTLRVRAPTRDVVLTIPARGTLREAHDFVQRHAGWVETRLARLPEIVAFAPGALIPLRGVPHRLVHRPGARGTVWAGVEEGEAVLCVAGDVAHVARRLGDYLRREARRDLVEAAHRHADALGVSIARVTLRDTASRWGSCSGNGALSFSWRLILAPPSVLDYLAAHEVAHRREMNHGPRFWAIVDRLFPEREAAELWLKKHGASLHRYGAE; encoded by the coding sequence ATGCTGTTTCGCGCCTCCCAGCCCTCGCGACGTCAGACGCCGGCCGAAACCGAGCCCGGCCATTTCGTCCTGCGCATTACGGGCGCCGAGGTTCTCGTCCAGCTTCGCCGCAATCCGCGTGCCCGCCGCTATACGCTGCGGGTCCGCGCGCCGACGCGCGACGTCGTTCTCACCATTCCCGCCCGTGGCACGCTGCGCGAGGCGCACGATTTCGTCCAGCGCCATGCCGGCTGGGTGGAGACGCGGCTCGCCCGGCTGCCCGAGATCGTGGCCTTCGCGCCCGGCGCGCTGATCCCGCTGCGCGGCGTGCCGCATCGCCTCGTCCATCGGCCCGGCGCGCGTGGCACGGTGTGGGCCGGCGTCGAGGAGGGCGAGGCGGTGCTTTGCGTCGCCGGCGACGTCGCCCATGTGGCGCGGCGGCTCGGCGACTATCTCAGGCGCGAGGCGCGGCGCGATCTGGTGGAGGCCGCGCACCGGCATGCCGACGCGCTCGGCGTCTCCATCGCCCGCGTCACCCTGCGCGACACGGCGAGCCGCTGGGGCTCCTGCTCGGGCAACGGCGCGCTGTCCTTCTCCTGGCGGCTGATCCTCGCCCCACCCTCGGTGCTCGACTATCTGGCCGCGCACGAGGTGGCGCACCGGCGCGAGATGAACCACGGCCCGCGCTTCTGGGCTATCGTCGACCGGCTGTTCCCCGAGCGCGAAGCCGCCGAATTGTGGCTGAAGAAGCACGGCGCCAGCCTGCACCGCTACGGGGCGGAGTAG
- a CDS encoding transglycosylase domain-containing protein encodes MFGRRGRGERREPVLEAPGSFVDLRLSADDRPAYSPAPLARERAGASNKSRPGNPPRATARRRRDDDWADAEDAEYEDEPRETRRNRRDDRRGGRRGRRGKGGCSGFGRLVYWGVVLALWGAIGLAGLIAYEASQLPPIQNLAIPERPPTVVIQGTDGKAIATRGEMGGTNVPLRALPPYLPQAFVAIEDRRFYSHFGLDPVGLARAVFVNLTRGRLREGGSTLTQQLAKNLFLTQERTLSRKVQELILSLWLEAKYSKNEILELYMNRVYFGAGAYGVEAAAQRYFGKSARQVTLSEAAMLAGLVKSPSALAPTRNLEGAQNRAEVVLAAMLDAGFITPEMRQTALARPATLAKTQSADSYGYVADWVMDQLKTLVGPVTQDMVVQTSVDPALQAAADKALKDALAKSGKKLGVDQGAIVLMDPAGGVHALVGGRSYEESQYNRAVSARRQPGSAFKPFVYLTAMERGLTPETIRDDAPIQIKGWKPENFSKEYRGAVDLKTALALSLNTVAVRLALEVGPDEVVKTAHRLGIASKLEPNASIALGTSEVSVLEMASAYAPFANGGVGVTPHIIERVRDKDGRVIYAYAESGRGMVMAPPHVAMINRMLRETLITGTARRADLPGWPAAGKTGTSQDYRDAWFVGYTGRYVASVWLGNDDSSPTKKAGGSGLPVEIWSQVMKAAHKDQPVVALPGAGFDGTPPPGQLPPGEVPEDPVVTGGPQRAPAPRPGLDNWLLDKLFGRG; translated from the coding sequence ATGTTCGGACGGCGAGGCAGGGGGGAGCGGCGCGAGCCGGTGCTGGAAGCACCCGGCAGCTTCGTCGACCTGCGCCTGAGCGCCGACGACCGCCCCGCCTATTCCCCCGCGCCGCTGGCGCGCGAGAGGGCCGGCGCAAGCAACAAATCCCGCCCCGGCAACCCGCCGCGCGCCACCGCGCGCCGCCGGCGCGACGACGACTGGGCCGATGCCGAGGACGCCGAATACGAGGACGAGCCGCGCGAGACCCGCAGGAACCGACGCGATGACCGGAGAGGCGGCCGACGCGGGCGGCGCGGCAAGGGCGGGTGCAGCGGCTTCGGGCGCCTCGTCTATTGGGGCGTGGTGCTGGCCCTATGGGGCGCCATCGGCCTCGCCGGCCTCATCGCCTATGAGGCGAGCCAGCTTCCCCCGATCCAGAACCTCGCCATTCCCGAGCGCCCGCCGACCGTGGTCATCCAGGGCACGGACGGCAAGGCGATCGCCACGCGCGGCGAGATGGGCGGCACCAATGTGCCGCTGCGCGCCCTGCCGCCCTATCTGCCGCAGGCCTTCGTCGCCATCGAGGACCGGCGCTTCTATTCGCATTTCGGCCTCGATCCGGTCGGCCTCGCCCGCGCGGTGTTCGTCAACCTGACGCGCGGCCGGCTGCGCGAGGGCGGCTCGACGCTCACCCAGCAGCTCGCCAAGAACCTGTTCCTGACGCAGGAGCGCACCCTTTCGCGCAAGGTGCAGGAACTCATCCTCTCGCTCTGGCTGGAAGCCAAATACTCGAAGAACGAGATCCTCGAACTCTACATGAACCGCGTCTATTTCGGCGCCGGCGCCTATGGCGTCGAGGCGGCGGCGCAGCGCTATTTCGGCAAGTCCGCCCGGCAGGTCACGCTGTCGGAGGCCGCCATGCTGGCAGGGCTGGTCAAGTCGCCCTCGGCGCTGGCCCCGACGCGCAATCTGGAGGGCGCGCAGAACCGCGCCGAGGTGGTGCTGGCGGCGATGCTGGATGCCGGCTTCATCACCCCGGAGATGCGCCAGACCGCGCTCGCCCGCCCGGCGACGCTGGCCAAGACGCAGAGCGCGGATTCCTACGGCTATGTCGCCGACTGGGTGATGGACCAGCTCAAGACCCTTGTCGGCCCGGTCACTCAGGACATGGTCGTCCAGACCAGCGTCGACCCGGCCCTTCAGGCCGCCGCCGACAAGGCGCTGAAGGACGCGCTGGCGAAGTCGGGCAAGAAGCTCGGCGTCGATCAGGGCGCCATCGTGCTGATGGACCCGGCGGGCGGCGTGCACGCGCTGGTCGGCGGGCGCTCCTATGAGGAAAGCCAGTACAACCGCGCCGTCTCCGCCCGGCGCCAGCCCGGCTCGGCCTTCAAGCCCTTCGTCTATCTCACCGCCATGGAGCGCGGCCTCACCCCCGAGACGATCCGCGACGACGCGCCGATCCAGATCAAGGGCTGGAAGCCGGAGAACTTCTCGAAGGAGTATCGCGGCGCGGTGGACCTGAAGACCGCGCTGGCGCTTTCGCTCAACACGGTGGCGGTGCGCCTCGCGCTGGAGGTCGGCCCGGACGAGGTGGTGAAGACCGCCCACCGGCTCGGCATCGCCTCGAAGCTGGAGCCCAACGCCTCCATCGCGCTCGGCACCTCGGAGGTCTCGGTGCTGGAGATGGCGAGCGCCTACGCGCCCTTCGCCAATGGCGGCGTCGGCGTCACCCCGCACATCATCGAGCGGGTACGCGACAAGGACGGCCGGGTGATCTACGCCTATGCCGAGAGCGGGCGCGGCATGGTGATGGCGCCGCCGCACGTCGCCATGATCAACCGCATGCTGCGCGAGACGCTGATCACCGGCACCGCGCGCCGCGCCGACCTGCCGGGCTGGCCGGCGGCCGGCAAGACCGGCACCAGCCAAGATTACCGCGACGCCTGGTTCGTCGGCTATACCGGCCGCTACGTCGCCAGCGTCTGGCTCGGCAATGACGATTCCTCGCCGACGAAGAAGGCCGGCGGCTCCGGCCTGCCGGTGGAGATCTGGAGCCAGGTGATGAAGGCGGCGCACAAGGACCAGCCGGTGGTCGCGCTGCCCGGCGCCGGCTTCGACGGCACGCCCCCGCCCGGCCAGCTTCCGCCCGGCGAGGTGCCGGAGGACCCGGTCGTCACCGGCGGCCCGCAGCGCGCGCCCGCCCCGCGCCCCGGCCTCGACAACTGGCTGCTCGACAAGCTGTTCGGTCGCGGGTGA